A part of Tachysurus vachellii isolate PV-2020 chromosome 4, HZAU_Pvac_v1, whole genome shotgun sequence genomic DNA contains:
- the rbm26 gene encoding RNA-binding protein 26 isoform X2, which translates to MMIENLDALKTWLSKTLEPICDADPSALAKYVVALVKKDKSEKELRALCIDQLDVFLQKETQTFVDKLFEAVNTKSYLPQAETLSSTGRTETHTRSEKDEQKKDELVSRDDEREKKFSRRVNHSPQPSSRYSRDSRRMDERKKDDRSRKREYERPPPRRDSYRERYNRRRGRSYSRSRSRSWSKDRLRDRDRERDRERDRERDRERERTRTRSRSRSRSRSRDREPGKPKYDHERPEGVATEAYVPPPLASAPSSAHFPVPSLSSTITVIAPTHHGNSTTESWSDFHQDQVPYGRAAPPPSRKRCRDYDEKGFCMRGDMCPFDHGSDPVVVEDVNLPSILPFPPAPLPVGDGPPPPGLPPPPGLLPPPPVNLRPPVAPGSLPPVAGPPPPLPALDVPPNSMTSSVPSIVSTSRPLLPQPPLHLVTSGIRPPHTQPPPPLFTPDSFEPDMYNPEAPSLNSRPAYRPRVNVQRPNLIGLTMGEMDLPHREKMLNSNNARIVLESDSRKRGAGHHDGGVPLKKPWFDKLNFNKPNHHGYHKKMLLPLPLPLPNTKLAIRQIPPGINNISKLNEHFSKFGKIVNLQVAYNNDPESALIQFESPEEAKRAIQSTEAVLNNRFIRVYWHRDDGPPGNRTHTPLNVNVAQPEATSLKQSVKDRLGPLPSNSTEPLQDATPPSQSSQSAARSSVKDRLGFSKPAAAEGKVFSTSTGLTKTFYNPAAMKPGQKGVATGTAPTSEDALKKKQEALKLQQDVRKKKQEILEKHIDTQKLLISKLEKNKAMKAEDKAQVMQTLNALTNSISKLQEEIKGLSSAHTLHSGIKTKAQAQKELLDTELDLYKKAQAGEDTAQLKLRYTQLQLEAAKRGILTPGRGRGAHARGRGSARGRGRGIRGRPRGVSTHSVVDHRPRALEISGFTEAERVDLLPHFAQFGEIEDCQMEDSSLSAVITFRTRAEAEQAAVHGVRFNNQELRLSWYKPAVSLNTADADEAEPEEEEFQEDTLVDDALLQDDDEEEDDNEPRSWRR; encoded by the exons ATGATGATTGAAAACCTCGATGCCTTGAAGACGTGGCTCTCCAAAACCCTCGAACCAAT ATGTGACGCTGACCCGTCTGCACTCGCTAAATACGTGGTGGCCTTGGTGAAGAAGGACAAGTCAGAGAAAGAGCTTAGAGCACTATGCATAGACCAGTTGGATGTATTCCTCCAGAAGG aGACTCAGACGTTTGTGGATAAACTTTTTGAAGCTGTGAACACAAAGAGCTACCTACCTCAGGCTGAGACACTGAGCTCTACAGGCAggacagagacccacacacgcTCCGAAAAAGACGAGCAGAAGAAAGACGAG cttgTGAGTCGGGATGATGAACGAGAGAAGAAGTTCTCGAGGAGAGTGAACCACAGTCCTCAGCCCAGCTCACGTTACAGCCGAGACAGCag GAGGATGGATGAACGTAAGAAAGACGATCGGtccagaaagagagagtacGAGCGTCCTCCACCCAGACGTGACTCGTATCGTGAACGCTACAACCGACGTAGGGGGCGGAGCTATAGTCGTAGCAGGAGTCGCAGCTGGAGCAAAGATAGATTGCGTGACCGTGACCGAGAAAGAGATCgtgagcgagacagagagcgagacagagaacGGGAACGCACCAGGACACGCTCACGTAGCCGCTCCAGGTCAAGAAGTCGAG atAGGGAGCCTGGAAAACCAAAGTATGACCACGAGCGGCCAGAGGGTGTGGCCACTGAGGCCTACGTTCCCCCACCCCTCGCTTCTGCTCCTAGCTCCGCCCATTTCCCTGTACCTTCTCTCAGCAGCACCATCACTGTCATCGCTCCTAcgcaccatggcaacagcaccACCGAGAGCTGGTCTGATTTCCACCAAGACCAGGTCCCGTATGGCAGAGCTGCTCCGCCCCCTTCACGCAAGCGTTGTCGTGACTACGATG AGAAAGGTTTCTGTATGCGAGGTGATATGTGTCCGTTCGACCACGGCAGCGATCCGGTGGTGGTGGAGGACGTAAACCTTCCCAGCATCCTCCCCTTCCCACCTGCACCACTTCCTGTCGGGGATGGTCCTCCCCCTCCGGGTCTGCCACCGCCTCCAGGTCTACTCCCTCCTCCACCGGTTAATCTCCGGCCCCCTGTAGCACCAGGCAGCCTCCCACCTGTCGCAG gtcctcctccacctcttccAGCGCTGGATGTTCCTCCAAACTCCATGACCAGCTCCGTCCCCTCCATCGTCTCCACGTCTCGTCCTTTACTCCCTCAGCCTCCACTTCACCTTGTCACTTCAGGCAtcagacccccacacacacagccaccgCCTCCCCTCTTCACCCCCG aTTCATTTGAACCGGACATGTATAACCCCGAAGCTCCTAGTCTGAACTCTCGTCCTGCGTACAGACCCAGGGTCAACGTGCAGCGACCGAACCTCATCGGCCTCACTATGGGAGAGATGGATCTTCCTCATCGGG AGAAAATGCTGAACAGCAATAATGCACGGATCGTTTTAGAATCAGACTCCAGGAAGAGAGGGGCTGGGCATCACGATGGGGGCGTTCCTTTGAAAAAACCTTGGTTTGATAA GCTGAACTTCAACAAGCCCAACCATCATGGCTACCATAAGAAAATGCTACTTCCACTTCCTCTGCCTCTGCCCAATACTAAGCTGGCCATCCGTCAGATTCCACCTGGGATTAACAATATCAGCAAACTTAACGAGCACTTCAGTAAATTTGGGAAAATTGTCAACCTGCAG gtcgcCTATAACAACGACCCTGAGAGTGCTCTGATCCAGTTCGAGTCTCCAGAGGAAGCGAAGCGCGCTATACAAAGCACTGAGGCTGTCCTCAACAACCGCTTCATCAGAGTGTACTGGCACAGAGATGACGGGCCACCTGGCAACCGGACGCACACCCCGCTCAAcgtg AATGTGGCACAGCCTGAAGCCACCAGTCTGAAGCAGTCAGTGAAAGATCGTCTCGGTCCTCTGCCCTCTAACAGCACAGAGCCGCTGCAGGACGCCACGCCTCCGTCACAG TCTTCACAGAGCGCCGCCCGTTCTTCAGTGAAGGACCGTCTGGGCTTCTCTAAACCGGCAGCGGCCGAAGGAAAG GTCTTCTCCACCTCTACTGGACTCACAAAGACTTTTTACAACCCAGCTGCAATGAAGCCAGGACAAAAGGGTGTAGCGACAGGGACAGCCCCAACTTCTGAGGACGCCCTGAAGAAGAAGCAG GAGGCTCTTAAACTTCAGCAAGATGtgaggaagaagaagcaggAGATTCTGGAGAAGCACATTGATACGCAGAAA cTGCTGATTTCTAAGCTAGAGAAGAACAAGGCAATGAAAGCGGAAGACAAAGCTCAGGTGATGCAGACGCTGAACGCTCTGACAAACAGCATTAGCAAACTGCAGGAGGAGATCAAGGGCCTGtccagtgcacacacactgcatagtGGCATCAAAACCAAGGCCCAG gctcaGAAGGAGTTGTTGGACACTGAACTCGATCTCTACAAGAAAGCACAAGCTGGAGAAGACACAGCTCAGCTCAAACTCAGATACACGCAGCTGCAGCTTGAG GCAGCTAAGCGGGGTATCCTGACCCCAGGGCGAGGGAGGGGGGCCCATGCCCGGGGTCGGGGATCAGCACGAGGACGCGGTAGGGGCATCAGAGGCAGACCAAGGGGAGTTTCTACCCATTCTGTGGTGGATCATCGACCCCGTGCTCTGGAGATCAGTGGCTTCACCGAGGCCGAACGAGTGGATCTGCTGCCACACTTTGCC CAATTTGGGGAAATTGAGGACTGTCAGATGGAGGACTCCAGTCTCAGTGCTGTTATCACCTTCAGAACCCGAGCAGAGGCtgaacag GCTGCCGTTCATGGCGTGAGGTTTAACAATCAGGAACTGCGTCTGTCCTGGTACAAACCAGCGGTGTCTCTGAACACAGCCGACGCCGACGAGGCAGAGCCGGAGGAAGAGGAG TTCCAGGAGGACACTCTGGTGGACGACGCGCTGCTGCAGGACGATGACGAGGAAGAAGACGATAACGAGCCCCGCTCCTGGCGCAGATGA
- the rbm26 gene encoding RNA-binding protein 26 isoform X1, which yields MMIENLDALKTWLSKTLEPICDADPSALAKYVVALVKKDKSEKELRALCIDQLDVFLQKETQTFVDKLFEAVNTKSYLPQAETLSSTGRTETHTRSEKDEQKKDELVSRDDEREKKFSRRVNHSPQPSSRYSRDSRRMDERKKDDRSRKREYERPPPRRDSYRERYNRRRGRSYSRSRSRSWSKDRLRDRDRERDRERDRERDRERERTRTRSRSRSRSRSRDREPGKPKYDHERPEGVATEAYVPPPLASAPSSAHFPVPSLSSTITVIAPTHHGNSTTESWSDFHQDQVPYGRAAPPPSRKRCRDYDEKGFCMRGDMCPFDHGSDPVVVEDVNLPSILPFPPAPLPVGDGPPPPGLPPPPGLLPPPPVNLRPPVAPGSLPPVAGPPPPLPALDVPPNSMTSSVPSIVSTSRPLLPQPPLHLVTSGIRPPHTQPPPPLFTPGNLTNLNSFEPDMYNPEAPSLNSRPAYRPRVNVQRPNLIGLTMGEMDLPHREKMLNSNNARIVLESDSRKRGAGHHDGGVPLKKPWFDKLNFNKPNHHGYHKKMLLPLPLPLPNTKLAIRQIPPGINNISKLNEHFSKFGKIVNLQVAYNNDPESALIQFESPEEAKRAIQSTEAVLNNRFIRVYWHRDDGPPGNRTHTPLNVNVAQPEATSLKQSVKDRLGPLPSNSTEPLQDATPPSQSSQSAARSSVKDRLGFSKPAAAEGKVFSTSTGLTKTFYNPAAMKPGQKGVATGTAPTSEDALKKKQEALKLQQDVRKKKQEILEKHIDTQKLLISKLEKNKAMKAEDKAQVMQTLNALTNSISKLQEEIKGLSSAHTLHSGIKTKAQAQKELLDTELDLYKKAQAGEDTAQLKLRYTQLQLEAAKRGILTPGRGRGAHARGRGSARGRGRGIRGRPRGVSTHSVVDHRPRALEISGFTEAERVDLLPHFAQFGEIEDCQMEDSSLSAVITFRTRAEAEQAAVHGVRFNNQELRLSWYKPAVSLNTADADEAEPEEEEFQEDTLVDDALLQDDDEEEDDNEPRSWRR from the exons ATGATGATTGAAAACCTCGATGCCTTGAAGACGTGGCTCTCCAAAACCCTCGAACCAAT ATGTGACGCTGACCCGTCTGCACTCGCTAAATACGTGGTGGCCTTGGTGAAGAAGGACAAGTCAGAGAAAGAGCTTAGAGCACTATGCATAGACCAGTTGGATGTATTCCTCCAGAAGG aGACTCAGACGTTTGTGGATAAACTTTTTGAAGCTGTGAACACAAAGAGCTACCTACCTCAGGCTGAGACACTGAGCTCTACAGGCAggacagagacccacacacgcTCCGAAAAAGACGAGCAGAAGAAAGACGAG cttgTGAGTCGGGATGATGAACGAGAGAAGAAGTTCTCGAGGAGAGTGAACCACAGTCCTCAGCCCAGCTCACGTTACAGCCGAGACAGCag GAGGATGGATGAACGTAAGAAAGACGATCGGtccagaaagagagagtacGAGCGTCCTCCACCCAGACGTGACTCGTATCGTGAACGCTACAACCGACGTAGGGGGCGGAGCTATAGTCGTAGCAGGAGTCGCAGCTGGAGCAAAGATAGATTGCGTGACCGTGACCGAGAAAGAGATCgtgagcgagacagagagcgagacagagaacGGGAACGCACCAGGACACGCTCACGTAGCCGCTCCAGGTCAAGAAGTCGAG atAGGGAGCCTGGAAAACCAAAGTATGACCACGAGCGGCCAGAGGGTGTGGCCACTGAGGCCTACGTTCCCCCACCCCTCGCTTCTGCTCCTAGCTCCGCCCATTTCCCTGTACCTTCTCTCAGCAGCACCATCACTGTCATCGCTCCTAcgcaccatggcaacagcaccACCGAGAGCTGGTCTGATTTCCACCAAGACCAGGTCCCGTATGGCAGAGCTGCTCCGCCCCCTTCACGCAAGCGTTGTCGTGACTACGATG AGAAAGGTTTCTGTATGCGAGGTGATATGTGTCCGTTCGACCACGGCAGCGATCCGGTGGTGGTGGAGGACGTAAACCTTCCCAGCATCCTCCCCTTCCCACCTGCACCACTTCCTGTCGGGGATGGTCCTCCCCCTCCGGGTCTGCCACCGCCTCCAGGTCTACTCCCTCCTCCACCGGTTAATCTCCGGCCCCCTGTAGCACCAGGCAGCCTCCCACCTGTCGCAG gtcctcctccacctcttccAGCGCTGGATGTTCCTCCAAACTCCATGACCAGCTCCGTCCCCTCCATCGTCTCCACGTCTCGTCCTTTACTCCCTCAGCCTCCACTTCACCTTGTCACTTCAGGCAtcagacccccacacacacagccaccgCCTCCCCTCTTCACCCCCGGTAACCTCACTAACCTCA aTTCATTTGAACCGGACATGTATAACCCCGAAGCTCCTAGTCTGAACTCTCGTCCTGCGTACAGACCCAGGGTCAACGTGCAGCGACCGAACCTCATCGGCCTCACTATGGGAGAGATGGATCTTCCTCATCGGG AGAAAATGCTGAACAGCAATAATGCACGGATCGTTTTAGAATCAGACTCCAGGAAGAGAGGGGCTGGGCATCACGATGGGGGCGTTCCTTTGAAAAAACCTTGGTTTGATAA GCTGAACTTCAACAAGCCCAACCATCATGGCTACCATAAGAAAATGCTACTTCCACTTCCTCTGCCTCTGCCCAATACTAAGCTGGCCATCCGTCAGATTCCACCTGGGATTAACAATATCAGCAAACTTAACGAGCACTTCAGTAAATTTGGGAAAATTGTCAACCTGCAG gtcgcCTATAACAACGACCCTGAGAGTGCTCTGATCCAGTTCGAGTCTCCAGAGGAAGCGAAGCGCGCTATACAAAGCACTGAGGCTGTCCTCAACAACCGCTTCATCAGAGTGTACTGGCACAGAGATGACGGGCCACCTGGCAACCGGACGCACACCCCGCTCAAcgtg AATGTGGCACAGCCTGAAGCCACCAGTCTGAAGCAGTCAGTGAAAGATCGTCTCGGTCCTCTGCCCTCTAACAGCACAGAGCCGCTGCAGGACGCCACGCCTCCGTCACAG TCTTCACAGAGCGCCGCCCGTTCTTCAGTGAAGGACCGTCTGGGCTTCTCTAAACCGGCAGCGGCCGAAGGAAAG GTCTTCTCCACCTCTACTGGACTCACAAAGACTTTTTACAACCCAGCTGCAATGAAGCCAGGACAAAAGGGTGTAGCGACAGGGACAGCCCCAACTTCTGAGGACGCCCTGAAGAAGAAGCAG GAGGCTCTTAAACTTCAGCAAGATGtgaggaagaagaagcaggAGATTCTGGAGAAGCACATTGATACGCAGAAA cTGCTGATTTCTAAGCTAGAGAAGAACAAGGCAATGAAAGCGGAAGACAAAGCTCAGGTGATGCAGACGCTGAACGCTCTGACAAACAGCATTAGCAAACTGCAGGAGGAGATCAAGGGCCTGtccagtgcacacacactgcatagtGGCATCAAAACCAAGGCCCAG gctcaGAAGGAGTTGTTGGACACTGAACTCGATCTCTACAAGAAAGCACAAGCTGGAGAAGACACAGCTCAGCTCAAACTCAGATACACGCAGCTGCAGCTTGAG GCAGCTAAGCGGGGTATCCTGACCCCAGGGCGAGGGAGGGGGGCCCATGCCCGGGGTCGGGGATCAGCACGAGGACGCGGTAGGGGCATCAGAGGCAGACCAAGGGGAGTTTCTACCCATTCTGTGGTGGATCATCGACCCCGTGCTCTGGAGATCAGTGGCTTCACCGAGGCCGAACGAGTGGATCTGCTGCCACACTTTGCC CAATTTGGGGAAATTGAGGACTGTCAGATGGAGGACTCCAGTCTCAGTGCTGTTATCACCTTCAGAACCCGAGCAGAGGCtgaacag GCTGCCGTTCATGGCGTGAGGTTTAACAATCAGGAACTGCGTCTGTCCTGGTACAAACCAGCGGTGTCTCTGAACACAGCCGACGCCGACGAGGCAGAGCCGGAGGAAGAGGAG TTCCAGGAGGACACTCTGGTGGACGACGCGCTGCTGCAGGACGATGACGAGGAAGAAGACGATAACGAGCCCCGCTCCTGGCGCAGATGA